Genomic DNA from Phyllostomus discolor isolate MPI-MPIP mPhyDis1 chromosome 12, mPhyDis1.pri.v3, whole genome shotgun sequence:
CAGCCCTCAGGAATGGAGCTGGGGATggtgtgagggtggggagggagggtgggaaacTTCCCCCATGCTTTTCTCCCCAGCACACAGAGTCACACACGTCTTACCAAGACCTGTTCACACATCGTGACAACAAGCGACATTTCGTCACAGTGCACCACCCACGGTGCTGATGCTTTACTGGGAATTACCATAATGATCCACATACACACACGGGTTATATCAGTCTCCTTACGACCATCTATGAGGTAGGCACTTCTGTGTCCCCACTCTCCatgggagggaggaaatgggggtccGGAGAGCCCTTCGGCTTGTCGTGCCCGAGGTCACGAGGCAGGGGACAGTAGAGGAAGCCCAGGTGGGTGACTGATAACTCCGCTCAGAGAATGGCTGACTGCCAGCTCCCTTGCCTCTCTTGAACGGAACTTGGCCTCTACCTCCTGTGCTCCGGCTTCGGCATGGGCAGAGAAGAGCAGTGGGCAGGAAgatgggggaagaggagagaagtcCGCAGGTAAGGGTGGGCAGCAGGGGTTGGAGACTGGGCAGGAAGCATGGCAGAGGGTGAAGGCACCACGGCACCACTGGGTCAGTGGGAGCGAATGGTTTTCTCAATCCAGGAGGTGTATTTGCAGATCTGTGTGTAGACAGCCGGGTGCTGAGCAGAGCCGCAGGGGTACACACCCCAGGAGAGAATGCCTTGCAGGGTCTCATCACAGACCAGAGGGCCACCAGAGTCACTCtgcggggaggaggaaggagagatcCAATGAATACACCCACGTGAGGGCTGACACTGGGGGGTTCTGAGGTAgtaatggggagggaggggtcagaaTTAGGTATGAAGTGGGGTGGGATGTGGTGGAGTTGGACTTGGGTTATGGGTGTTGGCTTGAGCAATGAGAATGGAGATGTGATGGAGCTGAGATTCTAGCACCTGGCAGGAGAGGGGATGGAGATGGAtctgcagagagagggggaggggctgggggctcaggaaTGGTGTGATGAGGGGAATGAGGCTCAGGATGGCATGGGAAGGAGGTAGGGCTGAGGACAGGTTTGGGCATGAGAAGATGGGCTCAAGGAGGCAAAGTTGGACTTGGAGACATGAATGAAAAAGCAGCTAtgtacgccctggctggtgtagctcagcagattgagcatcAGCCTCCAAACCAAAGAATCGCCAGTTCacttctcagtcagggtacatgcctgggttgcagaccaagtccccagtagggggcgcaggagaggcaaccacacattgatgtttctctctctctctttctctctcccttcccctctctaaaaataaataaattaaaatctttaaaaaagaagaaggggcTATGTAAGGCTAGAGTAACCACATAGCATGGTCTGATCACTGACCCTTAACTAGGCAGGTCATGGCCAGTAGTCACGTCTGAGGCCCACATCAGCCTTAGCAAAGGCCAGTCTTTATCTTCATCAAACACTGCCCAAATTCCTATGCATCTAGGATAACATGTCTTTGAAATGTGAGAGAATCTACTTTTCCAAAACCCTCAGAAGTACAATAGTTGGCAGCAGATCAAGACCACAGAAGCCCTGGTTGTCCTGTGGCCCGCATACCCTCTCTGTACCATGTACTGTACATGTCAGAGGTCAGCCTGGACCCACCAAGGTCAAAGCAGCATGTAACTCCTCACATTACTTTGGGTTCGGTCTAGAGATTTCCCAgcttcactttcttctttctcctctaatCGACCACCAGTGGACTTCATGAAACCTGCTTACATCTCACCTTTGATTCTGAATGTATTAAATAaactgggagccctggctggtgtggctcagtggattgagtgctggcctgaaaaccaaagggtcaccagttccatccccagtcagagcacatgcctgggttgtgggccaggtccccagtagggggcgtgcaagaggcaaccacacattgatgtttctctccctctctttctccctctctgaaaataaataaataaaatcttttaaaaagaaaaataaataaactgggaAACTGCTATTCTCCAGAGCATATTTTTTTCAATCTGTTGAGATCTCACTTCCAGGCATATCCTCAAAAATTTGACTCAAATAACATTTCTATATAGGTCTGGACATACTACTGCGGACAGGGATGAGGCTGGGGTAGGGATGGGATAGTGCTGGACATGCGGGTGACGTCTGCCTGGGGTGGCTATGGGGCTGGGGACAAGGATGGGATCACCTGCCTTCCCATCACCTGCCTATGCTCATCCCACAAGTCAGAGACCCTACCTGGGTGGTCCCTACCTGGCAGGGGTCCTGGCCCTGGTCCAGTCCCGCACACATCATGTTGTTGCTGACAACACCAGGGTAGAAGACGTCACACTCTCGGCGGCTCAAGATAGTGACTCTGGAGCAGCTCAGGCCCTTGTTGTACTTCACTAATGGGAGAAAACACCGGGCTGTCCGGGGTTCCAGCCCCAGTGCTCCAGGACCCAGGAGTCCAGGCACCCAGGCTGTTCCcactccaggcccccagcccctcctccctcagacccaggagtccagtcccccagcccctcccccttagacccaggagtccaggcccccagcccctcctccctcagacccaggggtccaggcccccagcccctcctccctcagacccaggagtccaggcctccagcccctcctccctcagacccaggggtcCAGGCCCCCAGGCCTTCCTCCCTCAGAACTGGGAGTCTTGACCCCCATCTCCTCTTGCCCGAGATACAAGGCCCCGAGCTCTTGCCTCTTCGTGCGGCCGTGGTGCCCCAGCCAGCGACCTGGCACTCCTCCCCGGCCTGGGCACAGCTGCGGGGCAGGCGCAGGGCCTGGATGCGAGAGCCAAGCACAACAGGCCTGCCCAGCTTCAGCAGCATGAGATCGTGCTCATCCGTCCGCCTTGGCAGGATGGGGCCAGAGCCGTGCTGGTACTTGGGGTGCACAACGGAGAGCGTGGTTCTGCGGAGCTGCTCtccctggagcagcagcaggTGGTCATCCCCAACTCGAGCCCACAGTTGCCTGGGGAGGGAAGAGCCGTCTGGAGGCAAAGCCTTTGCAGAGACTGAAATTGGATAGAGTCCCTGGGGAGGCTGGTACAGACATTGGAATAGGGTAGACACCTGGATCCCTGAAGGGGGCTGGGGCTCTTgggttggggggcagaggggactgGGGGCACAGACTCCTGGGCCCGAAGCAACAGTGAGTGGAGGAGAGGAGAGCCAGGCACCTGAATTCTTTGGTGCCTGGGAAGGCACCATGAGGTGTTTGGGTCCCTGACttctgtggggcagggggtgtcTCCCTGGGCAAGCCTGTCCTTTTCCGCCTCCCTCAGGGATTCATGAGATGAACAATTTCTTTTAGTTCTAAATTCCTAACCACACCAGACCTTGACTTCTGTCTGCTGCGCTCAACTATCTACACTTAAATGGAATACAAGCAGAATCAGGATGCGCCTAGAAAAGCTAAGAAGGATCACACCTCCCCCTGGCGGCCACAGCACAGCCCCACCTTTCTTCCTGCAGAAAGCCCTGCAGAACGGACCCCCACCGAGCTGGGACAATTCCGGACCCCTCAAGTCCAGCCCCATCCGCCCCCCACCCTTCCCGCCCACCGCGAGGCCAGCTTCCACAGAGGCCTCGTGGCATCCCCGAGGCGCACCCCTACTTTTTGTTTCCACAGTGCGCGGCCGTAAGCACCCAGCTCTTGTCCACCAGGACACCGGCGCAGTGGAACGAGAGGCCGTTGAAGAGGGAGACCTGCCAGGGCTGCGAGCCGCGCGCGCATGGGGCGCCAAAGGCCTCGGGGTCCAAAGCCGTGTCGTTTCTGGAGAGCGCCGCCTCTGCAGCTGGAGGAAGGAGGTGGCCAtcagggcgggcagggcagggcaaaggCTGGGTTTGGGGtcagtgtgtgaccttgggacGGAGCTGGGGGTAGGAAGGAGGTAGGCGCGCAGCCAAAACCCGGGAGAAAGCGGAAAacgggggctgggggaagggtctTGCTGGAACCTCTTGGAAGCCGACACGGAAAAAGGGCTTGAaaggggaagaaggtggggacGGGTGGAGTGGAGAAATGGGACCCAACTGGGTGGGCCTGGAGGGGCGGGGATACAACGCTGGGCTGGGTAGGTGAGGAGTAGGTGTGGGATTAACGCAAAGTGATGGAAAAGGGGGCTAAGACAAAAAACTATAAGGAAAGACTTGGGATAAAATAGGGCGGAGTAAGAAAGGACCAGGACAAAACGGAACGGAGTGAGGGGGCAGGATTAGCAAAACGGAACGGAGTGAGGGGGCAGGATTAGCGAACGGTGAAgtaagaggagaggaaaggaggccgAGTAGGAAAAGTGGGATAGTGGATCCGC
This window encodes:
- the KLK10 gene encoding kallikrein-10; amino-acid sequence: MRPPQLHLSAASGSLAQAKLLLPLLMAQLWAAEAALSRNDTALDPEAFGAPCARGSQPWQVSLFNGLSFHCAGVLVDKSWVLTAAHCGNKKQLWARVGDDHLLLLQGEQLRRTTLSVVHPKYQHGSGPILPRRTDEHDLMLLKLGRPVVLGSRIQALRLPRSCAQAGEECQVAGWGTTAARRVKYNKGLSCSRVTILSRRECDVFYPGVVSNNMMCAGLDQGQDPCQSDSGGPLVCDETLQGILSWGVYPCGSAQHPAVYTQICKYTSWIEKTIRSH